Proteins from a genomic interval of Zingiber officinale cultivar Zhangliang chromosome 1B, Zo_v1.1, whole genome shotgun sequence:
- the LOC121974024 gene encoding mitochondrial uncoupling protein 5-like — protein MGLKGFVEGGIASIVAGCSTHPLDLIKVRMQLQGESASAALRPAIPVYGGPSAAALPQQIPSFPPLLRRPGPVAVCGQILRAEGPVGFFSGVSATVLRQSLYSTTRMGLYDMFKTRWSEEGGTFPLHRKVTAGLISGAIGAAVGNPADVAMVRMQADGRLPPEQRRNYRSVVDAVGRMAREEGVGKLWRGAGLTVNRAMIVTAAQLATYDQAKEAILRRRGAKADGLGTHVAASFTAGLVAAVASNPVDVIKTRVMNMKVEEGAPPPYAGALDCAVKTARTEGVAAFYKGFLPTVIRQGPFTVILFVTLEQVRKLLKDF, from the coding sequence ATGGGATTGAAAGGATTCGTGGAAGGAGGCATCGCCTCCATCGTCGCCGGCTGCTCCACCCACCCCCTCGACCTCATTAAGGTCCGAATGCAGCTCCAGGGCGAGTCCGCCTCCGCCGCCCTCCGCCCAGCCATCCCTGTCTACGGTGGCCCCTCCGCAGCCGCACTCCCCCAGCAAATTCCCTCCTTTCCGCCGCTGCTGCGCCGGCCCGGGCCAGTCGCCGTCTGCGGGCAGATTCTCCGCGCTGAGGGCCCCGTGGGGTTCTTTTCCGGCGTCTCCGCCACCGTCCTGCGGCAGAGCCTCTACTCCACCACCCGGATGGGGCTTTACGACATGTTCAAGACGCGGTGGTCGGAGGAGGGCGGGACGTTTCCGCTGCACCGGAAGGTCACGGCGGGGCTGATATCCGGAGCGATCGGCGCCGCGGTGGGGAACCCTGCCGACGTTGCGATGGTCCGGATGCAGGCCGACGGCCGGCTCCCACCCGAGCAGCGCCGGAACTACCGGAGCGTGGTGGACGCGGTGGGGCGCATGGCGCGGGAGGAGGGAGTAGGGAAACTGTGGCGGGGCGCGGGGCTGACGGTGAACCGGGCCATGATCGTAACGGCAGCGCAGCTAGCGACGTACGACCAGGCGAAGGAAGCGATCCTGCGGCGGAGGGGGGCGAAGGCGGACGGTCTGGGCACTCACGTGGCGGCGAGCTTCACGGCGGGACTGGTGGCGGCGGTGGCGTCCAACCCGGTGGACGTGATCAAGACGCGGGTGATGAACATGAAAGTGGAGGAGGGTGCGCCGCCTCCGTACGCCGGGGCGTTGGACTGCGCGGTGAAGACGGCGAGGACAGAGGGGGTGGCGGCGTTCTACAAGGGTTTTTTGCCCACCGTGATCCGCCAGGGGCCCTTCACCGTCATCCTCTTCGTCACGCTCGAGCAGGTGCGCAAGCTCCTTAAGGATTTTTAA